A genomic stretch from Leptodactylus fuscus isolate aLepFus1 chromosome 10, aLepFus1.hap2, whole genome shotgun sequence includes:
- the LOC142183265 gene encoding killer cell lectin-like receptor subfamily B member 1B allele B, translating into MEHITYSKVNHKKGQGKPLKTPTTELDVPTIVYADIRTCSSQIHLPENDPGTDAPQKWQSHKTLILFLILILVIVLLSTALIYFVYHHVDKENDRKYQELRQDLCVNETHRSTGCLLCPYGWFLHGDDCYYYSDVSDRTWNQSRDHCKMMGADLVAIKDKEQEEIIQRSLRQWGEDLYWIGLHYDGDDWRWADGEPYNSSLLQIQRGPSGHCLSLTTSGYYQRTCNSTYRWICQKKAVRI; encoded by the exons ATGGAGCATATAACCTATTCTAAAGTAAACCATAAGAAAGGTCAAGGAAAGCCACTGAAGACACCGACTACTGAATTAG ATGTGCCCACTATTGTTTATGCGGATATAAGGACATGTTCATCCCAGATCCACTTACCTGAGAATGATCCGGGAACAG ACGCTCCACAGAAATGGCAAAGTCACAAAACTCTCATCCTCTTCCTGATTCTCATCCTCGTCATTGTTCTTCTTTCCACTGCTCTCATATATTTTG TTTATCACCATGTAGACAAAGAGAATGATAGAAAATATCAGGAGCTACGTCAGGATCTCTGTGTGAACGAGACGCACAGATCTACAG gatgtCTTCTGTGTCCTTACGGTTGGTTTCTACATGGAGATGACTGTTATTACTATTCAGATGTATCAGACAGAACATGGAATCAGAGTCGGGATCATTGTAAGATGATGGGAGCGGATCTGGTGGCCATAAAGGATAAGGAACAAGAG GAGATTATACAGAGATCTCTCAGACAATGGGGAGAGGACTTATACTGGATAGGACTTCACTATGATGGAGATGACTGGAGATGGGCGGATGGAGAACCTTATAACAGCAGCTT GTTGCAGATACAGAGAGGACCATCAGGTCACTGTCTATCACTGACTACATCTGGTTATTATCAGAGGACCTGTAATTCCACGTACAGATGGATATGTCAGAAGAAAGCTGTGCGGATCTGA